Proteins from a genomic interval of Alteromonas macleodii ATCC 27126:
- a CDS encoding formate dehydrogenase accessory sulfurtransferase FdhD: protein MKSNTEQHALVLDATPYTQKFALAEEVALSISYNGINYAVMLITPNDIEDFIVGFSLSNDIIEHPRQLYGIELTHHKEHINAEVEIANQAFWKLKENKRQLAGASGCGLCGVEALDNALPQLTSIDVSPLPDVSWFKGLRSLISNAQALAQQSGAVHGALYIDAKRNVLACREDIGRHNAFDKLIGAITTKNSFNLKVLLCSQAAAV, encoded by the coding sequence ATGAAAAGTAACACTGAACAACACGCATTAGTTTTAGATGCTACACCCTATACGCAAAAGTTTGCCCTTGCCGAAGAAGTCGCTTTAAGCATTAGTTATAACGGTATTAATTATGCCGTAATGCTGATAACCCCAAACGACATTGAAGATTTCATTGTGGGCTTCAGTTTAAGTAACGACATTATCGAACATCCCCGCCAGCTTTACGGTATTGAATTGACGCATCACAAAGAACACATCAATGCGGAAGTTGAAATTGCCAATCAGGCGTTCTGGAAGTTAAAGGAAAATAAACGGCAATTGGCGGGGGCGTCGGGCTGTGGGCTCTGCGGTGTTGAGGCATTAGACAACGCTTTGCCTCAATTGACGTCTATTGATGTATCGCCTTTGCCTGATGTGAGCTGGTTTAAAGGATTGCGAAGCCTTATATCTAATGCGCAAGCATTAGCTCAGCAGAGCGGTGCGGTGCATGGAGCGCTCTACATTGATGCTAAGCGCAATGTGCTGGCATGCCGAGAAGATATAGGAAGGCATAATGCTTTTGATAAATTAATTGGTGCTATCACCACCAAAAACTCTTTCAACCTGAAGGTATTGTTGTGCTCACAAGCCGCTGCAGTTTAG
- a CDS encoding formate dehydrogenase accessory sulfurtransferase FdhD has protein sequence MLTSRCSLELVQKAIRAKLPLVVTLSAPTALSVKWASRYGLTLIHVPKYDPPRAYAPQEK, from the coding sequence GTGCTCACAAGCCGCTGCAGTTTAGAGTTGGTTCAAAAAGCGATAAGAGCTAAATTACCTTTGGTAGTGACGCTATCTGCTCCTACAGCCTTATCAGTAAAGTGGGCAAGCCGTTATGGTCTCACCCTGATCCATGTACCTAAGTATGACCCTCCAAGAGCTTACGCACCGCAAGAAAAGTAG
- a CDS encoding LysR family transcriptional regulator, protein MDKLLCMRVFAEAAKSGSFVGAADAMSMSAPAVTRCIAHLEAQLNTRLFHRTTRQVKLSEVGEHYLIHVSRILADIEQSEAAVSGIDLVPRGELNITAPILFGERYVTPIISQFLKDYPDIRVNGHFHDDVVNLIDSNMDVAIRIGNPKDSSLYGVTVGYVRRVTCAAPSYLASSPAIKKPEDLKRHSVLYPKRFNEPAVWTYHKNGRPIAIKLTPRFQSNQNRAAINAAIAGVGVVRLMSYQVAEALRSGDLVSLLEDVEDKKLPIQVVSVEGRKNLTKVKMFIDYVKAGLANNEYLNPRA, encoded by the coding sequence ATGGACAAGCTTTTGTGCATGAGAGTGTTTGCAGAGGCTGCTAAGTCGGGAAGCTTTGTAGGAGCTGCAGACGCGATGTCGATGTCAGCGCCTGCGGTTACTCGGTGTATTGCACATTTAGAGGCACAGTTAAATACTCGACTTTTTCATCGCACAACGCGGCAAGTGAAGTTGAGTGAGGTTGGTGAACATTACCTTATTCATGTTTCACGTATACTGGCAGATATTGAGCAAAGTGAAGCTGCTGTGTCTGGCATTGACTTGGTGCCCAGAGGTGAGCTTAACATCACGGCACCAATTTTGTTCGGCGAACGTTATGTAACGCCAATAATATCCCAATTTCTTAAGGACTATCCCGACATTAGGGTTAACGGGCATTTTCACGACGATGTGGTGAATCTAATTGATAGCAATATGGATGTAGCAATACGTATAGGTAACCCGAAAGACTCTTCGCTTTACGGTGTTACGGTAGGATACGTACGGCGTGTAACCTGTGCGGCGCCTAGCTACTTGGCGAGTAGCCCGGCCATAAAAAAGCCAGAAGATTTAAAACGGCATAGTGTGCTTTATCCGAAGCGCTTTAACGAGCCAGCGGTATGGACGTATCACAAAAACGGCAGACCTATTGCCATTAAGCTCACACCTCGTTTTCAATCCAACCAAAACAGAGCGGCTATTAACGCCGCCATTGCAGGCGTTGGGGTTGTTCGGTTGATGTCCTATCAGGTTGCAGAAGCACTTAGAAGTGGTGATTTGGTAAGTTTGTTAGAAGATGTGGAAGACAAAAAGTTGCCTATACAGGTGGTAAGTGTTGAAGGGCGTAAGAACCTTACTAAGGTTAAAATGTTCATTGACTATGTCAAGGCAGGGTTGGCGAACAACGAGTATCTTAACCCTAGAGCCTGA
- a CDS encoding LysR family transcriptional regulator — protein MDIRQLRFLVALDETQHFGKAAKSCNVTQPTLSSRLHNLEDELGIQLVARNHRFQGFTPEGERILAWARNILAACDGLQAEAASCKGALVGRLRIGAVPLASVDPIDIIDTLSKQHSALQFSLQTHSSEYIVNALHRNELDLGLCYLEGMSAQHFHILPFKATPMVLLYHPNHYCFEQDTLSWQSLSSLPLGLLTPSMHFRQSITLNMANVGVNNEPVIESDSVHCLLQAVKKGMCCTILPTNVAKANDDLGLAYVTVDDGKTISPLGLIMRKGEPSSPIAKQCFEFLKGYEEIFNKGGICCE, from the coding sequence TTGGATATTCGTCAGCTCCGGTTTCTGGTCGCGTTAGATGAGACGCAGCACTTCGGTAAAGCGGCTAAGTCGTGCAATGTTACACAACCCACGCTTTCTTCACGCCTTCATAATTTAGAAGATGAGCTTGGCATTCAGTTGGTGGCTCGCAACCACAGATTCCAAGGCTTTACGCCGGAAGGTGAAAGAATTTTGGCATGGGCAAGGAATATCTTAGCGGCGTGTGACGGACTACAAGCGGAAGCTGCATCGTGCAAAGGTGCCTTAGTTGGCCGACTTCGGATTGGTGCCGTTCCTCTAGCGAGTGTCGATCCTATCGACATTATTGACACCCTCTCAAAACAGCACAGTGCACTACAGTTTTCCTTACAAACACATAGCAGTGAGTATATCGTTAACGCGCTACACCGTAACGAGCTTGACCTGGGTCTTTGTTACCTTGAAGGCATGAGCGCGCAACACTTCCATATTTTGCCGTTTAAAGCTACACCAATGGTGTTGCTGTATCACCCTAATCATTACTGCTTTGAGCAAGATACCCTAAGCTGGCAGTCTCTTTCATCACTGCCACTTGGGTTATTAACACCTTCAATGCACTTTAGGCAGTCAATCACGTTAAACATGGCTAATGTGGGCGTGAACAATGAGCCTGTTATTGAATCAGACTCGGTTCATTGTTTACTGCAAGCAGTGAAAAAGGGGATGTGTTGTACGATCCTTCCAACCAACGTCGCAAAGGCCAATGATGATTTAGGACTCGCCTATGTTACTGTTGACGATGGTAAAACCATTTCGCCTTTAGGGCTCATCATGCGAAAAGGCGAACCCAGCTCTCCCATTGCCAAACAATGCTTTGAGTTTTTAAAAGGATATGAGGAGATTTTCAATAAAGGGGGCATATGCTGTGAGTAA
- a CDS encoding GNAT family N-acetyltransferase encodes MVSWQSLTFNELTNHQLFDLLKLRVDVFVVEQNCAYPELDEKDRHPKTHHLMGFQDNKLVACARLLGEGVSYPSVSIGRVATSEAFRGKGAGRALMREAIDHCEALWPGCDIEIGAQEYLKRFYEGFGFEATSTMYLEDDIPHIDMKRAGTATE; translated from the coding sequence ATGGTTTCCTGGCAATCACTTACATTTAATGAACTGACTAATCATCAACTCTTCGACTTGCTCAAGCTGCGTGTCGATGTTTTTGTCGTTGAGCAAAACTGTGCCTATCCGGAGCTTGACGAAAAAGACCGCCATCCAAAAACTCATCATTTAATGGGGTTTCAAGATAACAAATTGGTAGCGTGTGCACGATTACTTGGCGAAGGGGTTAGTTATCCATCGGTGAGTATCGGTCGAGTAGCTACCAGCGAAGCTTTCAGAGGTAAAGGGGCGGGCAGAGCACTTATGCGTGAAGCCATTGATCATTGTGAGGCGTTATGGCCAGGCTGTGATATTGAAATTGGCGCGCAAGAGTATTTAAAACGGTTTTATGAAGGTTTTGGGTTTGAAGCCACCTCGACTATGTACTTGGAAGACGATATTCCTCACATCGATATGAAAAGAGCAGGCACGGCAACAGAGTAG
- a CDS encoding haloacid dehalogenase type II, protein MARSLSSLLSRLCCATAVGISLLSSPVFAQTDTRGAAQPDKNTAMSARELRAPKVIFFDVNETLLDLTAMRSSVGEALGGRDDLLPLWFSTMLHHSLVDSTTGRFHTFGEIGVASLLMVAEIEGIELTKAQAKTAIVTPLRSLPPHPDVRDGLQALKNKGYKLVSLTNSSNQGVYTQFKNADLLSYFDERLSVEDINLYKPDTRTYEWAIEKMGIAAEDAMLVAAHGWDIAGAKQAGWQAAFIARPGKVLYPLAIAPDTVVSGLDELVSQLPDAK, encoded by the coding sequence ATGGCTCGCTCACTTTCTTCATTACTCTCAAGGCTATGTTGCGCAACCGCTGTAGGCATTAGTCTATTGTCATCACCAGTCTTCGCTCAGACAGACACCAGGGGTGCCGCGCAGCCTGATAAGAATACAGCAATGTCTGCACGGGAATTGCGAGCACCAAAGGTTATCTTTTTCGATGTTAATGAGACCTTGCTTGACCTCACCGCCATGCGCAGCTCGGTAGGCGAAGCCTTGGGCGGTCGAGATGATTTGTTGCCACTGTGGTTCTCTACTATGCTGCATCATTCACTGGTTGATTCAACGACTGGCCGCTTTCATACCTTTGGAGAAATTGGCGTTGCCTCCTTGCTGATGGTGGCTGAAATTGAAGGTATTGAATTGACCAAAGCGCAAGCGAAAACGGCAATTGTCACGCCTTTGCGAAGCCTACCACCCCATCCTGACGTGCGCGATGGCTTACAGGCACTTAAAAACAAGGGTTATAAACTAGTAAGCCTTACCAACTCGTCTAATCAAGGCGTATATACCCAATTTAAGAATGCTGATCTTTTGTCTTATTTCGACGAGCGACTAAGTGTTGAAGACATTAACTTATATAAGCCCGATACTCGCACGTATGAGTGGGCTATTGAAAAAATGGGTATAGCAGCAGAAGACGCTATGTTAGTGGCGGCACACGGTTGGGATATTGCTGGTGCTAAACAGGCAGGCTGGCAAGCCGCGTTCATTGCACGCCCCGGTAAGGTACTTTACCCGTTAGCAATAGCGCCTGACACGGTGGTAAGCGGACTAGATGAATTAGTTTCCCAATTACCCGATGCCAAATAA
- a CDS encoding molybdenum cofactor guanylyltransferase has translation MSKVNTTLIGLALAGGQSRRMGQDKALMRYQGRTLIDNASLLLQSASCDKVLISRNAPGFLNDKIEDAGPLSGVHAVLDALSQPDNHNGNPCELLVLPVDMPQMTPELLRILVSRGREAEKACYVEKRFLPFYLPVTQDTKALLANYLVEQSKRRVVGFLEILNAVSLKEGDLKKIARKDESDNKKRLANMSNEDGVEWLNVNTPGDWPHEK, from the coding sequence GTGAGTAAAGTGAATACGACACTCATCGGTTTAGCGCTTGCGGGTGGTCAATCGCGCAGAATGGGGCAAGATAAAGCACTTATGCGTTATCAGGGCCGTACTCTCATCGATAATGCTTCGTTACTTTTACAGTCTGCGAGTTGCGATAAAGTGTTAATTAGCCGCAACGCGCCAGGTTTTTTGAATGACAAAATTGAAGATGCAGGTCCGCTTAGCGGAGTACATGCTGTTTTAGACGCACTATCTCAACCTGATAATCACAATGGCAATCCTTGTGAACTACTTGTTCTTCCCGTTGACATGCCGCAGATGACGCCCGAGCTTTTGAGAATATTAGTCTCGCGAGGGCGAGAGGCTGAAAAGGCATGTTATGTGGAAAAACGCTTTTTGCCTTTCTATTTACCCGTTACTCAGGACACCAAAGCCCTCTTAGCCAACTATCTAGTTGAGCAAAGTAAAAGACGAGTGGTAGGATTTTTAGAAATTCTCAATGCAGTTTCTCTTAAAGAAGGCGACCTCAAAAAAATAGCGCGTAAAGATGAAAGCGATAACAAAAAGCGTCTCGCAAATATGTCCAATGAAGATGGCGTAGAGTGGTTGAATGTGAATACTCCAGGTGATTGGCCACATGAAAAGTAA
- a CDS encoding FdhF/YdeP family oxidoreductase, with protein sequence MSDKRNIKTYNKPAGGWGALKSVTQSWIQSEKPLKNLRAMLKTNQDKGFDCPGCAWGESPESGLVKFCENGAKAVNWESTGRYVDPTFFSKYSVGSLKKHTDYWLESQGRLTHPMRYNAQADHYEPVSWDDAFALIAKHLKGLHSPHQAEFYTSGRASNEAAYLYQLFVRAFGTNNFPDCSNMCHEASGQGMKPTIGVGKGTVTFNDFAKADTIFVIGQNPGTNHPRMLEPLREAVRRGAQVVCFNPLKERGLERFQNPQHPVEMLTNGSEPTNTAYFRPALGGDMAVMRGIAKWLLTWEQEAKANNAPPVFDHDFINAHTNGMDDYLSAVEATSWEHIEAQSGLSKDEIRHAATMYRRGERVIMCWAMGITQHKHSVATVQEIVNVQLLRGNVGKPGAGLSPVRGHSNVQGDRTVGINEVPPKALLDALENKFNFAVPRERGHNTIQAIQAMESGESKVFIGLGGNFAQATPDTPRTHAALSQCDLTVHIATKLNRSHLTTGKDALILPCLGRTEIDMQASGQQGVTVEDTFSMVHISYGQLPPSSPELRSEPAIIAGIAKATLGNTPVDWDFLISDYDNIRELIADTIDGFKDFNTKLAQPGGFHLGNAAGERRWLTPSGKAEFAANALPDSLLNADLVAKGEEPDLILQTLRSHDQYNTTIYGMDDRYRNVFGARDVLFVNERDIKKLGFNDGDKVDITSMWNDGKTRQVKQFMLVAYDIPQGQAAAYYPETNPLVPLESYGDGTFTPTSKFIAIKLSKSESDGRIAVSAV encoded by the coding sequence ATGAGTGATAAGCGTAACATAAAAACGTACAACAAACCCGCTGGCGGATGGGGAGCACTAAAGAGTGTAACCCAGAGCTGGATCCAAAGCGAAAAGCCACTTAAGAATCTACGAGCCATGCTCAAAACGAACCAAGACAAAGGCTTTGACTGCCCAGGCTGTGCGTGGGGTGAATCACCAGAAAGTGGTTTAGTGAAGTTTTGTGAAAATGGTGCTAAAGCAGTGAACTGGGAGTCTACCGGTCGCTATGTAGACCCAACATTTTTCTCTAAGTATTCGGTCGGCTCACTGAAAAAGCACACCGACTACTGGCTTGAGTCACAAGGGAGACTCACCCACCCTATGCGCTACAATGCTCAAGCAGACCATTACGAACCAGTATCATGGGACGATGCCTTCGCACTTATTGCCAAACACTTGAAGGGTTTACATTCCCCTCATCAGGCGGAGTTTTATACCTCCGGGCGGGCGAGTAATGAAGCCGCCTATTTATATCAGTTATTCGTGCGCGCATTTGGCACAAATAATTTTCCCGATTGTTCAAATATGTGCCACGAAGCGTCGGGGCAAGGTATGAAACCTACGATAGGCGTGGGCAAAGGCACAGTTACGTTCAATGATTTTGCAAAAGCAGACACCATTTTTGTTATCGGCCAAAATCCGGGAACTAACCACCCTCGCATGCTAGAACCTCTTCGTGAAGCAGTACGAAGAGGGGCGCAAGTGGTATGCTTCAACCCGTTAAAAGAGCGTGGCCTTGAACGATTTCAAAACCCGCAGCATCCCGTTGAAATGCTTACCAATGGCTCTGAGCCAACCAATACCGCCTATTTCAGGCCTGCTCTTGGTGGTGACATGGCGGTTATGCGCGGCATCGCTAAATGGCTGTTAACTTGGGAGCAAGAAGCCAAAGCGAACAATGCTCCTCCCGTATTCGACCACGACTTTATTAACGCACATACCAATGGAATGGACGATTATTTGAGTGCCGTTGAAGCGACGAGCTGGGAGCATATTGAAGCGCAGAGCGGTTTATCAAAAGACGAAATACGTCACGCGGCAACCATGTACAGACGTGGAGAACGGGTGATCATGTGCTGGGCAATGGGGATCACCCAACACAAGCACTCAGTAGCTACGGTTCAGGAAATAGTGAACGTACAACTACTACGAGGAAACGTGGGCAAGCCTGGTGCAGGGCTTTCTCCCGTTCGTGGCCACAGCAATGTGCAGGGGGATAGAACTGTGGGTATTAACGAAGTACCCCCCAAAGCATTGCTTGACGCACTAGAGAACAAGTTTAACTTCGCCGTTCCACGAGAAAGAGGTCACAATACGATTCAAGCTATCCAGGCTATGGAAAGTGGTGAATCCAAAGTTTTCATCGGCTTAGGCGGTAATTTCGCCCAGGCGACGCCAGATACGCCGCGTACTCACGCTGCGCTGTCACAATGCGACTTAACCGTTCATATCGCCACCAAATTAAATCGTTCTCACCTAACCACAGGTAAAGACGCGCTTATATTACCCTGCTTGGGACGTACTGAAATTGACATGCAGGCTAGCGGGCAACAAGGCGTGACTGTGGAAGATACATTTTCTATGGTCCATATTTCTTATGGCCAACTTCCGCCAAGCTCGCCCGAACTTCGCTCTGAACCCGCTATTATTGCTGGTATCGCGAAGGCGACGTTAGGCAACACGCCGGTAGACTGGGACTTCTTAATAAGCGATTACGACAATATTCGTGAGCTCATTGCCGACACCATAGACGGTTTTAAAGACTTTAACACCAAACTCGCTCAACCAGGTGGTTTTCATTTAGGTAATGCAGCAGGTGAGAGACGCTGGTTAACACCATCGGGCAAAGCCGAGTTTGCTGCTAACGCCCTGCCTGATTCACTGTTAAATGCCGACCTCGTTGCGAAAGGTGAAGAGCCGGACCTCATTTTACAAACACTGCGCTCTCATGATCAGTACAACACAACTATTTATGGTATGGATGACCGCTACAGAAACGTGTTTGGCGCGCGGGACGTTCTGTTTGTCAATGAACGTGACATTAAGAAGCTGGGTTTTAACGATGGCGATAAAGTCGACATTACGTCAATGTGGAACGACGGCAAAACACGCCAAGTTAAACAGTTTATGTTGGTGGCTTACGACATCCCGCAAGGTCAAGCGGCAGCATATTACCCCGAAACCAATCCGTTAGTACCACTAGAAAGTTACGGTGATGGCACGTTCACACCAACATCGAAATTTATCGCGATCAAGCTTTCTAAATCTGAATCAGATGGCAGAATAGCAGTCTCTGCGGTGTAA
- a CDS encoding glutathione S-transferase family protein has protein sequence MTNPTSNTLPKSPIVLIQNPKSGHCHKVSLFMTLNAIPFTTVEPDMAKGEHKSDRFSSLNVFKQVPVITDGDITLADSNAILVYLIHAYADSDYWLGKDAKEKALIQRWLSVSAGELAKGPAAARLEYVFGATIHVPTVLATSETLLANIEAHLGNTVSAFLVGEHVTAADIAMYSYIAHAPEGGISLSKFPLINAWINAVESLDNFVPMPASDIAPARNTSPHS, from the coding sequence ATGACAAATCCAACAAGCAATACATTGCCAAAAAGCCCTATTGTTTTGATTCAAAACCCTAAATCTGGCCACTGTCACAAAGTTTCATTATTTATGACACTGAATGCCATCCCTTTCACAACCGTTGAGCCTGACATGGCCAAAGGCGAGCACAAGAGTGATCGCTTCAGCTCACTTAACGTGTTTAAACAAGTCCCCGTGATAACAGACGGTGATATCACGTTGGCTGACTCCAATGCCATTCTGGTTTATTTGATCCACGCATACGCAGACAGTGACTATTGGCTAGGAAAGGACGCCAAAGAAAAAGCGCTAATTCAACGCTGGCTATCAGTCTCAGCGGGTGAACTTGCTAAAGGGCCGGCCGCAGCGCGATTAGAATACGTATTTGGAGCAACTATTCATGTGCCCACAGTACTAGCCACCAGCGAGACGTTACTTGCAAACATCGAGGCTCATCTAGGAAACACGGTAAGTGCTTTTTTGGTTGGCGAACACGTTACCGCAGCAGACATCGCCATGTATTCGTATATAGCTCATGCCCCTGAAGGAGGAATATCGTTGTCCAAGTTTCCTCTTATCAATGCCTGGATAAATGCGGTTGAGAGTCTGGATAATTTTGTTCCAATGCCAGCGTCTGACATCGCACCAGCGCGCAATACCAGTCCGCATAGTTAA
- a CDS encoding pyridoxamine 5'-phosphate oxidase family protein, translating into MSLPKLSSLNPAFHQGEIALQKKLEIDREIGERTNGFIRSFMPEQHRQFFTSSPFTVFALVDEKGHPVATPVWGEGGFIESPSATQLRFSLPVEVWNMMQHSLNLDVTSGSKIGIVGIEYATRRRNRLNGTISHATNENLLVLVDQSFGNCPQYIHKRTTVKKQRAVQTAPMKNTVGAGDSTFFTSTSNELTPSARSLISRAETFFIASRHKSLGHAANEGLDVSHRGGKAGFVKVEGNSLIFPDFSGNKFFNTLGNILLDPRVGLCFWDNETGDLLFIKAKASIESLESNITAFEGAERFVSLSVLSVTHISGVYPYSHEITDMSPYTLKTGDWK; encoded by the coding sequence ATGTCTCTACCTAAGCTATCATCCTTGAACCCAGCGTTTCATCAAGGCGAAATTGCACTGCAAAAAAAGCTGGAAATTGACAGGGAAATCGGTGAGCGGACGAATGGTTTTATCCGTAGCTTTATGCCGGAACAACACAGACAGTTCTTTACATCCAGTCCGTTCACTGTTTTCGCCTTGGTAGACGAAAAAGGGCACCCTGTAGCCACCCCTGTTTGGGGAGAAGGAGGTTTCATAGAAAGTCCCTCTGCTACCCAATTGCGCTTTAGCCTACCAGTAGAAGTTTGGAATATGATGCAACACTCGTTAAATCTCGACGTGACTTCAGGCAGCAAAATTGGAATCGTCGGCATTGAATACGCTACAAGGCGAAGAAATCGGTTGAACGGTACGATAAGTCACGCAACTAATGAAAACCTTTTGGTATTGGTAGATCAAAGTTTCGGTAACTGCCCCCAATACATTCACAAACGAACCACAGTCAAAAAACAACGTGCCGTTCAGACTGCCCCAATGAAAAACACAGTAGGTGCCGGTGATTCTACATTTTTTACTTCAACATCGAATGAGCTCACCCCAAGCGCACGCTCGCTAATATCAAGGGCTGAAACGTTTTTTATTGCCTCACGACATAAATCTTTAGGCCATGCCGCGAATGAAGGGCTAGACGTTTCTCACAGGGGGGGCAAAGCAGGCTTTGTTAAAGTGGAAGGGAATTCGTTAATCTTTCCTGATTTTAGCGGTAATAAATTCTTTAATACCTTGGGCAACATCCTACTGGACCCACGCGTCGGTCTGTGTTTTTGGGATAATGAAACAGGTGACCTTCTGTTTATAAAAGCAAAGGCGAGTATCGAATCCCTCGAATCGAATATAACCGCATTTGAAGGTGCAGAGCGCTTTGTGTCTCTTTCGGTACTCTCGGTAACACATATTTCGGGTGTATATCCCTACTCCCATGAGATTACAGACATGTCCCCCTATACACTAAAGACAGGCGACTGGAAATAA
- a CDS encoding DUF1348 family protein, with amino-acid sequence MRPPLPPFSPETAAQKVRLAEDAWNTKDAVKVAGAYTFDCRWRNRAEFFEGRAQIVSFLTRKWNKELNYKLVKELWAFNANRIAVRFAYEYKDDSGQWYRAYGNENWQFNLDGLMEKRIASINEHPISESDRKFTWDGERRPDDFPTLSELEL; translated from the coding sequence ATGAGACCACCACTTCCCCCCTTTTCACCTGAAACCGCAGCGCAAAAAGTGCGCCTTGCTGAAGACGCATGGAACACCAAAGATGCGGTAAAAGTTGCAGGTGCTTATACCTTTGACTGCCGTTGGCGCAACCGAGCAGAATTTTTTGAAGGACGTGCTCAAATAGTGAGTTTTTTGACGAGAAAGTGGAACAAAGAGCTCAACTATAAATTAGTAAAAGAGCTATGGGCATTCAACGCAAACCGCATAGCAGTGCGCTTTGCATACGAGTACAAGGACGATTCTGGTCAATGGTATAGAGCTTACGGTAATGAAAATTGGCAGTTCAACCTTGATGGCTTAATGGAAAAACGTATTGCCAGTATCAACGAACATCCTATTTCAGAAAGTGACCGAAAGTTCACGTGGGATGGCGAACGACGCCCTGACGATTTTCCCACGCTGTCCGAGCTTGAGCTGTAA
- a CDS encoding leishmanolysin-related zinc metalloendopeptidase yields MGVSIKWFFSVVVSLCVSFSANAGLFKISINDLGGLTPSQSSVFDDAIAYWESYLIGVQSEFNHNIVIDASGVALDGVGGVLGSAGPTGITQLPDSTFVYANKGRMRFDTADLDSLESRGTLFDVIVHEMAHVIGFGTLWTTDFFIAGSQSNYVSGSGRYIGEYALEIYRREFVENATFIPVELGGGAGTANSHWDEPWPGGSSDLMTGYLGPYPISLSDTTVASFADIGYLTTVTHAVSEAATVWLFLFSMGLVVRRHHQRSTGASTRRLQIFQAMSV; encoded by the coding sequence ATGGGTGTCTCAATTAAGTGGTTCTTCAGTGTTGTGGTGTCGTTGTGTGTGTCTTTTTCAGCAAATGCAGGACTATTCAAAATTTCTATTAACGATCTTGGTGGTTTAACACCTTCACAATCCAGCGTTTTTGATGATGCAATCGCTTATTGGGAGTCTTACCTAATAGGCGTTCAAAGCGAGTTTAATCACAATATTGTTATAGATGCGAGTGGCGTTGCACTTGATGGTGTGGGTGGCGTATTGGGTAGTGCTGGCCCAACGGGTATCACTCAGCTACCAGACAGCACTTTTGTTTATGCAAATAAAGGCCGCATGCGTTTTGATACGGCAGACCTTGATAGCTTAGAAAGTCGCGGTACGCTTTTTGATGTCATCGTACACGAGATGGCCCATGTTATTGGATTTGGAACATTGTGGACGACCGACTTTTTTATTGCGGGCAGCCAATCTAACTACGTCAGCGGTTCAGGGCGTTACATCGGAGAGTACGCTTTGGAAATTTATCGCCGCGAGTTTGTTGAAAACGCCACATTTATTCCTGTAGAACTGGGGGGAGGAGCCGGCACTGCCAACAGTCACTGGGACGAACCTTGGCCTGGTGGTTCATCAGATTTAATGACAGGGTATTTGGGGCCATATCCAATTTCGTTAAGTGATACCACTGTAGCGTCGTTTGCTGATATTGGCTATTTGACTACGGTTACTCATGCAGTAAGTGAAGCCGCAACGGTATGGCTATTTCTATTTTCAATGGGACTTGTTGTAAGAAGGCATCATCAAAGGTCAACAGGCGCTAGTACACGTCGTCTACAAATTTTTCAGGCGATGTCGGTCTAG